The DNA segment ctccaggcagtttttttttccttctttctggTGGTTATGGAAGATGACAAAATAACTTATTAGAAAACACAAGAGCAGGGGAAAAGTGCCCTCCTTGTACGTACCCAACTTTAGATACCTAAGAACTTATTTTCCTGGCATTACTGCTCGTTATGGCTGAAAAAGTTGGGTATACACTACTTTACTGATGTGACTGTTAGTGATGCTTGTCTATgtactctttttatttattttttattaatcacaTATAATGGAAGGCCACAATTGGGTACATTGGTTCTCTATGGTTATCTTTAAGGCTAAAAAGTTGTTGATATTCTATGTTTACTTGTATACTTACTGCTGAAGTATTTATcacctttttactttcttcccaTCATGTTATATCATTTTTCACTATCTTGTTGCTGGAACTTCATGTTTTACTTAGGTTTTCAATTGTTGTCATCCATAAGTATTTTGCATTCACATCCTTAATCATAGTTATCATTTAGATTATAGATTTGAGCTGGCTTAACCAGAGGTCTCGAGTTCGAGTCTTGGGTATGCATTTGCGTTAAATATTCAAAGGGAGAGCTTTGTCACACATAGTGGTTCTACCTTGGTCGAACAAGAGTACCTCCAATGACGGATACCTTTGGTCTATACCAAAAAATGTATAGATTTTAGCAATGGTTTATCATACAACAATACAGAATTCATGATTGGTCTCTGAAAAGGTTTGCTGACATTTCTTTCTCATGAACTGTATTTGCAGGGTGATCCAAAAGCAAATGAAGTAACAAATGAAGAACTTAAAAGTGAAGCCAAGGCTACTAATTTTCCAGGTGATAAATTAGGGGACACTGACACCCAAATGATTGATCAACTTCCGCAAGTACAAACAATAGGTATGATTCTGTTCTTGTTCATTGTATGCTTTGTGTCTAGATCAGACAACAACAGTTACCTAGTTTGCATCAGATAATGGAGGAAATCTTGCATACTCCAGAGTATTTCACGTAGAAAATTAGAATAAGACGGTGGCACAGAAATTGAATCTCTGCTGTCCGATTAACATTTGTTGGGACTATATGGGCTTGGTTCCTAACAACGTAAAAACAATCTGGACTGGAATACCCTCAGAGTATGCAAGAATCTCCAGATATTTTATCAATGTGGTcgttttatgttattttgtatATTGTGGCCTTCCCcctttcctttcctttcctttttttccccTTGATGCTTTCCTACCGTCGATGGTAGCTATCTGCATACCCAACTGAAAAGGGGGGAATAAAAGACCAGGAGACTTATAGTGCTGCCATTTTATGCAGCTTCAGAAGAAATTTCAGCTGAATGTGATAGTGATCCCACTCGATTGGAGTTAGTTCGCCTTTACAACGAGGTAAAAGTGCTATTGTTCTCTTTTCATGACCTTGCGCTTTATGACAGATtcatttcattcaataaaagagGTTGTGGAATAATTAGTATCCTGCTGAGTATCTGTATCAACAATCTTTCTTGTGTTGGCAGATGTGCAAGGCAGTGGAGGAAGACTCCATGGATTTAGTTCAAACTTCTTTGGCAAGAGAACCGGCAGAGCTCAATGTAGTGAAGAATTTCCCTCCACTAGAAACTCTTTGCGAAGACATTAACAAAATTCTAACACCCACACAAGAACAACCTATTGCAGAAATGccaatatcgaattcagataacaAATCAGAGACTATGTCACATGGTGAAAATTTGGGCTCCAAATCACCGCCAATCTCTCAAGACTGCAAGCCTAAAGATTCAGAAGACAATGAGAATAAAGATATGAAAATAGAATCTGAATCTATAAAAGAAAGCTGTTCAAGCCTGTTAGAAGAGAAGAATGAAACACCGACTCTTCCGGATAAAGAGGAAAGTAAAACAGAAATGGATGAAACTATGAATGATGCTGAGTTGAATGAAAACCCGGAGAAATCTGACGCTGTATTGGAAGGTTAAAGTCAATGTTTATTAGACAGATATTTGTCGTACCGTGTAATCATAGTAGTCTCAATCAGCATTTTTAGCACATTACAAGTGAAgtgaattaaaaacaaaacaaaaaaggcaCTACAGCATATGCGGTAGTAGTTATTCAGTCCCGTGCAACTAACTCGATTAGAAATTGTTCATTTTCATGTGTTGTATTAGAcgaatttatttttcaaggaattgAAGAGTATGACCAATTGTATACTATACTACACGGCATGTCACCCTTCATTATATGAGTGAGCAGAGAACTGAGGAAATTCCGTAAACCATTTTAACTTGTTTTGATTATCCGTTGACATTTTTATCTGATAACGAAATTTCAGCAAGGAAGAATATTAACAGAATAGAATTAAGCGTGTTGGAAAATGCCATAGTGTTTTAGTTGCTGAATAAATGGTTAGCAGAGCAAGTCTTCCAAGAGATGTATGTTACTGGgatattttctgttttgtttttaagagcACTGTTATGCTTTAGCTCTATATAAATAGCAGTATCATGTTTGTAATGAGTGTGCCTCCAGTTACAAAATTCAGTCTTCTGTTTCTTAGCctttataatttatgtttgCTTTGTCCTTCCATATAGCAACAAAGTGACGCAAAAGGATTGCACATTTTGGACGATATTATCATtgcaagacaaaaataaaattgacattCAAGTTAAATTTTCCCGTTCCAGCCTTCTTCAAACTGAATAATGTGATAGTGTGAGAAGATTATTTTGCTTCAATAAGCTGCACAGTTGAAAATTCCTATTGGGATTTTATCTCCTTTTATGTATAGCTGCTGAAAAGAATGTTTTGAAATCAAACCCAAGTTGATTTGTATTATATAAGTTTGGATGAAGTCAATCTGCGATATGAAGAACGCTAAGGTGGCTCAATTAGGTACAAGATATAAAGGTTTGACCAACCAAATGATCCTATATATCCTCTCTACCACAATCCTGCCTTTCCTTCGCCATTTTCACCACAGCCCTTCCTACTTCAGCACACATTATGTTCTCCCTTTCTGGTTTTCTATTATCAAgtggggagagagagagagacagttGAGGCGGGCCTCCAAGAGGGTCTTCTGTGTCTGAGTCCATCAGAATCGAAAGTGTGTGGCCTAAATTATGTCCTACACAAAAATTTGCTTCCTAGATGGGAAAAGGGAACTATTTTACTGGTTGCAAATCTTGTAAGTAATAACCAACTAAAGTGGTTGTCTGTAGAACTGTTAAATTCTATAATTCCTTtctcaatttgttttttttttcggtcacttattttttttttaatttaaatttagtttccaTTTCACATCAATCAGACACTATTCTCAAACCAAAATGCTAAACTTATTTCTACTGCTGACTAGTCATATATCTTTATCAATGGAATGCTGACTAATCTTATCACCACACAAATCTTCATTTTTCCTCAGCTTTCCTGCTTCCTATCTGTCTGCTTTCCTGCTCGGCCTTTTATTTGAGATTATGTGGAAGACAAATAACAGACTAACCTTTAGTGCTTGATCTTCTCGTAAGTAACATAAAATGTGCATATCATTAATCCTTGGCTTAAATACTTGTGTATCTTGCacggatgatttttttttttagtgaattgCATGGATAattgtttgattcaaaacaaaataaagatgaaaggttattttatttgtaaaggAGGAATTCAAAGTAGTTGCTAATTCTAGCCGTTGGTTTATTTATGAGAAATTCTTATATTCGTCCCTTTTGCTGCATTAGGTTGTGGTTTGTCTAAGGATATCGGTAAGTTATTTTAATGTCTCCTTGTTTATTTCACTGTCTTTGTGGAGATCATAAGGATATACACATTTGAAAGAAACCAGATAAAGAGGTCTTCACGAGAAAGTAAGGATAAAATTAAACGTAATATGTGTGATATTACGAAAGCGAGCCTATAGATTCTTAAGTACATTTGCTAGGGTGGCTTTAGAATTTCAGTTGTGGGAGAAAATGGCCATTTCATTCTAATAGTAATATAATGTATTTGTTTTTTCCTACAATATTAAGTAAATTATTTAACACGTCAAAGAagcgtttttttttatttcattaaaacaaaaacatttttattatttttaatttttcacttatataaattaatttcaccttccgaaatcattattaattttcaaaattaattttattaaaatgtaacACAATTTATAAACTGACATTCACAACCTTTGTGGTCACTCCAATAGTCCAATTCCTCAAGCCATGCCTTATGAAGTATTCTGATAGCAGCGGCATTGACGTGACAATTGGCATAAAATAGAAATCACGAGCATAAgtgattttatccttttatcATTCTCTTAACTTTTCTAGgtaaatattgattttaaaaaaaaaatgtcatatctGAACATTACATTGAGGCGGGTCTTATGCTGTCAAGTGCCAATTTCTGTTTTCCtttatctagaaaaaaaaataattcctttATCGCTAacagtttattttaaatattaaagtatgtagttattgattaataattaataattcccTGTAGTTAACTTCACAAATCACAATTATAAgcttatttatacattttaatttctaaaatcatCTTACTTGAAACGAATCAAATACTAAAGAAGTTTGTTATCTTGCATGCCATACAAACTGCTACgtcaataaataatattgaatgtGTAATTTTAATAGACAACATTTCCAAGCATAAAAGGGGGAATTCGTGTTTATTGTCATTCAACTTAATCACTATAATCTTGTTTATGGATCCCTAACATTTAAATTTGCAATCCCTGATCTCTCTCAAGCTGCCACACCTACACCAAGCATCAAGGCATGAAAAAGACACAGGGTTCAAGTGGATCCCATTTGTGTGATGGGCTCCACCAGGACCTTGTGTCTCTCTCCTCGCTGCAAGTGTGGCTGTGACAGAAGATCTATGTCCAATTTGAAGGCCAACATATCTAAGGAGATTAAACAAAGTGATCAATAACACTCCATATTGCATTGCTGGACTCAAGGCAAGGACAACAAtgcatttgtttaaaaaatagaaagccCTTAGAGGACCAAACCTAGAGAACAAAGTAATCTGGAGAAGCTAAATCCTATAGTAACTACGAGAAGACAAAAGCTAAAGCCCTTAAAACACGAtgaaaactacaaaaaaaattcatcagCGAGGATGCATGATATTCTGGAATGTGCTGCTAAACCTGCTATCACATCGAGATAACCCACCAGAGTAATTATTGCAAATGAGGTTTCCATCCAATAATTTCATCTTATCATTTTCCTGCATGGGATGAACATGGTACTGGATGAGCATgggaagaaaatatttataaaaggtGCAAGATGAAATGCCCAAACGATCAATAAACACACTATAATACTAGACCATAAGTCAAATGCTAAAATAACAAGCTATATATTCTATAGACAAGTTATTTTACCAATCCAAGATAGACAAATAAGATGTTTTTAGCCAATATGAAAGTTCAAAAGGATGGTGGAAGTTGCTGTTGTTATTTGGCAGATCTACCACAATGGACATTAATGAAATATATGCACATAAATTTTAGCACGCAAGGAAACAGAATTTCACCAATTTAAATCTTCAAATATCAACGCTTAGAATGTAACAATTCAAGTCTTTTGTGGTGTACAGGACAAATATAACAACGCTTACATACGTATATCACTCTCAAAAGCCACTGATTGTACTTCTACTATCTAATAAAAGGAGAATGACATACAGCGAGGCCAGGGAGTGAAAATTATGATTGGTGGGGATGGTATCAGCCTAATTCAAAAGATTCACATATGCAGTGATTGTATCTAAATGAAAGCAACAAAACAGATAGATCACCAGGTGAttgtatcaaaattttaaatggtttaaactttaaagccATTAAGCATGTGAGTGCTTACTGAAGCCAATATGTTAAAAAGAAGTCATACAGAAACATATATGGGAAAACCCTCAGTATATTGAATAAATGTTATTACCTGTTTCATCATTGAACTGACCAAGTCTTCCAGTGAACCAAGATTATTAGAGAAATGACTTTGTTGAGATTTCGGTAGGTTCATGATATTCCCCTGATGTTGTTTCGATAAGGCCTCGTCAGCTAACTCCACAAACCCCTCATGCTTCATTTGTAAGGGATCACAATAATTAAAGTCCAAGTTTCTGTGTAAGGCTGAGTTCATTGCTGCATGGCCAGCTGGAACAGCAGCACCATTGACTGGAGTCAGTGAGTTTATTGACAAAATATTTGAATGGTGAGTAGCATCCTGATTATTGTCATGCCACCCTTGATATGGCACATTACTGCTTATATGCCCAGGTCTGTTGGTAAAAGTCACTCCTTCAGAGTGCATATCTGTCATTGAATCATGGGATTGCCTGGACAGTGAAGTGATGGACGCACCACTTAGATTCCCACCTTGCAAGGGTACAGAAGCCATGTTATCTGTAGGAGGTATATTAGTCTGTCCAAAACATTCACTTGGAGGGTAAGAGTTTGTCTGGATCACAGATGGCTGCACAGTACTTGCCCAATTATCACTATATCTACCTTGATCCAGCAAAGACAAAGAAAATTCTGAATGTTGAGAGGCTACTGAAGAAGATAAAGTTTCAATTCTTACACTCCCTTGTGTGCCTTGAGGGCGTGGTTCCAACATCAAGGCATTGTTTGAGAAACTCACATCTGGAGTGTGAGAGCCAGAGTTGGTTATTTTTGGTCTTGGATCTGGGAGTTTATTCGAGATGGGAAAAGTTGTTTTGGCATCAAAAACAGTAGTCAGGTTTTGAACAGACATAACACCCTTATTGTTTTGCAGTTGATCAAGCCCTACAGATACTGTCATTCCATGAACACCATTCTGATTAGCAGGAACAATGGCTGACAGGAACTTAAGATTAtcatttgtgttttttaaattttgtgattgACTCAATTGAAGTACTCCAGAAGGAAATCCATGCACATTTAAACCAGCAGGAGTATTCAATCTATTaattatcccactaggtggaaAGGATCTGAAAGCATTGTTATGAAGCTGTCCAGAACCACTTATTGATTGTATATGTCCAACCCCGCTCACAGAATTCATTCTCAAATAGGATGGATCGGCACCCCCTAAGGCCACCACCATATTGGCTTGTTGGTTAGCCACACAGCTAATTCTTTTCAGATAAAGCCTATACTTCTGCAGCCAATTCATAAAGCAGAAACACTCCGTGAATGAAAAGGTATAAGTTACATTAAATTAAAGCATAAAAGACTAGAAAAATGCCTGAAGATGGCTTGCCACATTCTCCCTTGTAAGCTTTTCAACATTCATCAAATCGAGAATTTTTTTAGGTACAGCCTCTGCCAGCAAAAGAACAATATCATGAAGCTCAAAGTCATATCAGTAAAGGAAAATTACGTGGCATGGCATAAAATTGGAATAATTGTGACATTACATTTATCCAAAGTGTCGCTTAAAATAAGGAATAGTAATTGAGAAAGTCATCATAATAATTCTGAATATATGTATGTTCTGAACATTGATTGATAATGCTAACATCTAACCAGATATTAAAAAatcttgattataaaaaataagaacaacaaTTTGAATAAGCTCGTGAAGAAATTGATAAAAGTTATAACAATTGTTTTATACTGTAGAAGAGTGAAGAACATACTGTCAATGCCTAGCTGATTAACGGCAGCAACAAATTTGCGGTGCAGCTCCACAGACCAAACAACCCGAGG comes from the Glycine soja cultivar W05 chromosome 6, ASM419377v2, whole genome shotgun sequence genome and includes:
- the LOC114414933 gene encoding two-component response regulator ARR12-like, whose amino-acid sequence is MTVEKKMNDSGDEFPVGMRVLAVDDDPTCLLVLETLLRRCQYHATTTNQAIKALALLREHKDKFDLVISDVHMPDMDGFKLLELVGLEMDLPVIMLSANGDTKLVMKGISHGACDYLLKPVRMEELKNIWQHVIRRKKFDSKEKNKTRNIDKPTSNSSNGLGSSGTGNSDHNEKLTKKRKDQDEDEDEEQENDHDNDDPSAQKKPRVVWSVELHRKFVAAVNQLGIDKAVPKKILDLMNVEKLTRENVASHLQKYRLYLKRISCVANQQANMVVALGGADPSYLRMNSVSGVGHIQSISGSGQLHNNAFRSFPPSGIINRLNTPAGLNVHGFPSGVLQLSQSQNLKNTNDNLKFLSAIVPANQNGVHGMTVSVGLDQLQNNKGVMSVQNLTTVFDAKTTFPISNKLPDPRPKITNSGSHTPDVSFSNNALMLEPRPQGTQGSVRIETLSSSVASQHSEFSLSLLDQGRYSDNWASTVQPSVIQTNSYPPSECFGQTNIPPTDNMASVPLQGGNLSGASITSLSRQSHDSMTDMHSEGVTFTNRPGHISSNVPYQGWHDNNQDATHHSNILSINSLTPVNGAAVPAGHAAMNSALHRNLDFNYCDPLQMKHEGFVELADEALSKQHQGNIMNLPKSQQSHFSNNLGSLEDLVSSMMKQENDKMKLLDGNLICNNYSGGLSRCDSRFSSTFQNIMHPR